The following are encoded together in the Pedobacter sp. D749 genome:
- a CDS encoding serine hydrolase: protein MNLKLSKAFFLLTLFMFSCVVLKSQTKKKYSKEVENKITQVENHLASWVEIENTSKWNLNERMIFYKIEGLSIAVIKNYKLEWAKGYGWADSAQSRRVTPATLFQAASISKSLNGMGMLKLAQDMNIDLKKDINSYLHSWKFPYDSISKGKKITTLNLLSHTGGINVSGFDGYQKTDSIPDIIQILNGIKPANSDAVKSVFEPDLKYKYSGGGTVISQLIIEDLSCKKYADYMESNILRPIGMQNSFYTNTTLKSKFKLLATGYNGNKEVMMKYHIYPEQAAAGLWTNPTELSKYVIEIQKSLLGKSNKLLSPEMTKLMLTPYLDNSAALGVFIEDKEGTKYFRHGGINEGFTSLYYGSLEDGNGAVVMCNSTDKTILYEIINSIATVYKWKNFYKPELKKVVKINSSELKKYTGKYTSNDREYIISQVKGDLFLELSGQRWQLYFTSKTDFFMYQAPEINNQFVFSNDKIQGFRIKLNSGKNIVLKKTE from the coding sequence ATGAATCTTAAACTTAGTAAAGCATTCTTTTTACTGACTCTCTTTATGTTTTCATGTGTTGTGCTTAAATCGCAGACAAAGAAAAAGTATTCAAAAGAAGTTGAGAATAAAATAACTCAGGTTGAAAATCATTTGGCCAGTTGGGTAGAAATAGAAAATACATCTAAATGGAATTTGAATGAGCGAATGATTTTTTACAAAATAGAGGGTTTGAGTATTGCTGTTATAAAAAATTATAAACTTGAATGGGCAAAAGGTTATGGCTGGGCTGATTCAGCACAAAGCAGGCGTGTTACCCCTGCAACTCTTTTTCAAGCGGCTTCAATAAGTAAATCTCTGAATGGAATGGGCATGTTAAAGTTAGCACAAGACATGAACATCGATCTAAAAAAAGATATAAATTCCTACTTACATTCATGGAAATTCCCTTATGATTCCATATCGAAAGGCAAGAAGATTACCACTTTGAACTTATTAAGCCATACGGGTGGCATAAATGTTAGTGGGTTTGATGGTTATCAGAAAACTGATTCTATACCGGATATTATCCAGATTTTGAACGGAATTAAACCTGCAAACAGCGATGCAGTAAAGTCTGTTTTTGAACCTGATTTAAAATACAAATACTCGGGAGGAGGAACAGTGATCTCACAATTAATTATCGAGGATCTATCCTGTAAAAAATATGCTGATTACATGGAAAGTAACATTTTAAGACCTATTGGAATGCAAAATAGCTTTTACACGAATACAACATTAAAAAGCAAGTTTAAACTGTTAGCCACAGGTTACAATGGAAACAAGGAAGTGATGATGAAATATCATATTTATCCGGAACAGGCAGCCGCAGGATTATGGACAAATCCAACAGAATTATCAAAATATGTGATTGAAATTCAAAAATCCTTGTTGGGCAAATCAAACAAATTACTTAGTCCGGAAATGACAAAACTCATGCTTACGCCTTATCTTGATAATTCTGCTGCCTTGGGTGTTTTTATTGAAGATAAAGAAGGAACAAAATATTTCAGACATGGTGGCATAAATGAAGGCTTTACCAGTTTGTATTATGGTAGCCTAGAAGATGGAAATGGTGCAGTGGTAATGTGCAATTCTACCGATAAAACCATACTCTATGAAATCATCAACAGTATAGCAACTGTTTATAAATGGAAAAACTTCTACAAGCCTGAATTGAAAAAAGTTGTAAAAATTAACAGCAGTGAATTAAAGAAATATACTGGCAAATATACCTCCAATGATCGGGAGTACATCATTTCACAAGTCAAGGGGGATTTATTTCTAGAGCTATCGGGGCAAAGGTGGCAGCTTTATTTCACTTCTAAAACTGACTTTTTTATGTACCAGGCTCCGGAAATCAACAATCAATTTGTTTTTAGCAATGATAAAATCCAGGGATTTCGAATTAAACTTAATAGCGGCAAAAATATAGTTCTAAAAAAAACAGAATAA
- a CDS encoding PAS domain-containing sensor histidine kinase, producing MLNIFGLKVLSLYQLKIVMQENKERNNFEKRFEECDEKFNTIFKLTSVASKIIRSDLTILKVNKALCELLDYPPEEIEGTKILDHACEEYVAHWHHLQEMIWSKQVPFFKLQACLYRRDRSRVWVDVTTILYNDQGETFGFTVLDDISGLKGLAESQRRLNVALKYTGTAIWELDLETKEVFRSPDHDEIFGYPQRQKYWSLESYYPHIAANDLPAFKEALSNIQDEGGIDVQVKLNRLDGMLQWLNIKGKTETGKDGKAVKLIGVINDITNDKIIERHKDDFISIASHELKTPVTSLNGSLQMLQRDSKGQSDRTRQLVAQASRGINRISLIIDDLLNAGKNYRDQIELRKTSFNLFTLVQEIAELFASADFQTVTIIGEEDIMLHADSERIGRVLTNLISNAVKYAPTTTDIKVELVDSENYIKISVIDQGPGIIAEKIPLLFDRYYQADEQQHQFSGLGLGLFISANIVRKHGGEIGVDSVPGERTSFWFTLPKSAGS from the coding sequence TTGTTAAACATATTTGGCCTTAAAGTGTTATCACTTTATCAGCTGAAAATTGTTATGCAGGAAAATAAAGAGCGAAATAATTTTGAGAAGAGGTTTGAAGAATGTGATGAGAAGTTCAACACTATATTTAAACTTACTAGTGTAGCCTCAAAGATTATCCGGTCAGACCTGACCATCTTAAAGGTCAATAAGGCCCTTTGTGAACTGTTGGATTACCCACCCGAAGAAATCGAAGGAACCAAAATTCTGGATCATGCCTGCGAAGAATACGTTGCGCATTGGCATCATCTTCAGGAAATGATCTGGTCTAAGCAGGTACCTTTCTTCAAGCTGCAGGCCTGCCTGTACAGAAGAGACCGCAGCCGCGTGTGGGTTGATGTGACCACCATCCTCTATAACGATCAGGGAGAAACTTTTGGTTTTACCGTTCTGGATGATATTTCCGGATTGAAAGGGCTTGCAGAGAGCCAGAGGCGTTTAAACGTTGCCTTGAAGTATACTGGCACAGCTATCTGGGAACTGGACCTGGAAACTAAAGAAGTTTTCCGTTCCCCCGACCATGATGAAATTTTCGGCTATCCCCAGAGGCAGAAGTATTGGAGCCTGGAAAGCTACTACCCGCACATCGCTGCAAATGACCTTCCGGCATTTAAGGAGGCACTATCAAATATTCAGGATGAAGGAGGTATAGACGTGCAGGTAAAACTGAACAGGTTAGATGGAATGCTGCAATGGCTGAATATAAAAGGTAAGACTGAGACCGGTAAAGATGGAAAGGCTGTGAAACTGATTGGTGTTATTAACGACATCACCAACGACAAAATTATTGAAAGGCATAAAGACGATTTCATCAGTATCGCCAGCCATGAGCTAAAAACTCCGGTTACCAGCTTAAACGGATCGTTGCAAATGTTGCAACGGGATTCGAAAGGGCAATCGGACCGTACCAGGCAGCTGGTTGCCCAGGCAAGCAGGGGGATCAACCGGATCTCACTGATCATAGACGACCTGCTCAATGCCGGTAAAAACTATCGTGATCAGATTGAACTAAGGAAAACAAGTTTCAATCTCTTTACACTTGTTCAGGAAATAGCTGAACTGTTCGCTTCTGCGGATTTCCAGACTGTTACCATAATAGGGGAAGAGGATATCATGTTGCATGCTGACTCAGAACGGATCGGACGGGTGCTTACCAACCTGATCAGTAATGCAGTCAAATATGCACCAACAACCACAGATATAAAAGTTGAGCTCGTTGATAGTGAGAACTACATTAAAATATCTGTCATTGATCAGGGACCGGGAATTATTGCCGAAAAGATTCCCTTGCTGTTCGATCGATATTATCAGGCCGATGAACAACAACATCAGTTCTCCGGGCTTGGGCTTGGACTGTTTATTTCCGCCAATATCGTTCGCAAACATGGAGGAGAAATCGGTGTTGACAGCGTGCCTGGTGAACGCACCTCTTTTTGGTTCACCCTGCCAAAATCAGCAGGAAGTTAG